Sequence from the Candidatus Poribacteria bacterium genome:
CGATGTTCAGGCGTTCGCTGTTGTCGTTGGGATGGTTGGCATCAAGCGCGAGGGTAAGGAGATTGTCCCCAGAATCAACGACATCATAAGCGATACCGAGCCGAAAATTGGAAGGCAATGGAAACTCGATAGTCTCTAAAGCTGCCTTTCGTGCCGGATTCGTTGTAGCTGGAAAGGGACGATAGTCTGCTGTCCTCGGATCACCCGCGACCTCAGCACCGCTTGCCAGATTCGGACCGCTGAAGCGCATTTCCGGTCCAAAGTTCGAGAAACACATACCAATGCGTAAGCTCCGCCAGCCCGTATGATACAGCGTGCCGACATCAATTGCCACACCTCTGGCACTCTCCCGATGAATCTGTTGGTGGATGTATTTGGCGTTGATACCGAAGGAGAGGTTAACGCCAGATTCCTTTGCGTAAAGTTGTCTGGCGTATGCTACTGAGATTGCGGTATCATAAGCGGAGTACCAAAGCCCAGTGCCATCAGGCTTTGCGAGTGTGGTGATCTCGGTATCAGGGACATTGAGGAATGTGACGCTTGCTCCCAAAGTGCCGATCTTTTCTATTGGAGTAGCAAAGGCTAAATAGTTGTAGCGAACATCGGCAAGCCAAACCGTGTGGGTGTCTGATAAACTGGTTTTTTCGAGTTGGCTTATCCCTGCTGGATTCCAGTAGATACTGGTTACATCGTCGGCAAGCCCACCAAATGCACCGCCGAGACTGTCCACGCGCGCGCCCGGACCGATTTTCAGAAATTGTGCACCAGCTGTACCGACATTGGTTGTAGCATGACTCGGAATAACCCACATTAAAAGAAGAATGAATAAAAGAGCATAAATTGTATGTCGCATTTAGTTCTCCTGTTCCTCCGTGTTATCGAATAATGGCAAATCTACCGACTTTATTACCGACAACTGCGTCGCTTTGGTCTCGTGCTTCGACGTGGTAGATATAAATACCGCTTGCGAGTGCCTGATTATAGCGGTTGAGGAGTTCAAACGATGCTGTTCCACCCTTGTCCCCTTGTAACGAACGGTCGTCTGGAGCGACATCTGGATGGTAAGCGGCAGTGCTTTCATGTTCAAGTTTCTGGACGAGTTCACCTGCTAATGTATAGATCCGAATGGTACACCGTGGTGGGAGGCGCGTAAAGAAAATCTTGTCTGTTCCTTCTGAGAGCACCGCTCTGTTCGTGACGAAATAGGGGTTCGGTACCACACGAATTCGCCCAAGGTCAGCTTCAATGTTTGCAGCGGCAAGGGTCTCCTCTTTTGTTGTCAGAAGAAATTCATCGCCGTCTTGTGGCGCGCTGACACCGCCCATTTCAACAGTAAAGGCATCACCTGCGGAGATTTCACCGTTCGGGTCTTTTATAAACACATATCCGCCTCGAACGTAAATCCGGAAGAAACCCGGTGTCTCTGCTGGAACGTATTCATCACGCCAGCCGGTGCCTGTCAGAATAGCGTATCCGTCGACGCGCTCGGCGTTGAATTGGATTTCTTCGCTTGTGTTTTCATCCATCACCTTGACGTGTGTATCGTCAGTAAACGTGATTGAATAGGTATGTGGACGGTAATACGTTGACCACCAGACGTTGGGCCATGTGTTCTCACCAAAACCGGGCGATTGAATATCTACTGACCAATCTGTTACTGTGCCCGCCGTCAGTTTAACGTCGTTGATCGGATTTTCCATTGGAGTTCCATAGGACACATCAACCCCTGTTATCTTCAGAACGATGCCATCAAACATCGGCGAAAGGGCTTCAGCGGCTTCCTGATGCTCCGGGTCATACCAGTCAAAAAACTGTTGCTCGACGACGGTTTCGTTTGTCGTCGTGTTGACAATTTCATAAGCAGGTGGCTGATACCCGGGGCCCGTGATGTATCCCGCGGGACCTGTCTGTTTCGCGCCCGACCAGACAATCTTGTATTGATGACCTGTGACCTTGTTTGGTGCGAGTACCATCGGTTCGACAGTAACGCTTCCCTGTCCCTGCTGTTGTATTTCAGCAGTAGGTTCCCGGTATCCAGCAGGTTCGGCGCGCGGCACAACATGAACCATTGTCTCAATCTGACTGCTCTCCATTGCAATCAGCCCTGCTTTAGGGTTGCCTGTGTCGTAAGAAGTGACGGCGTAGGTGTATTCAAGTCCGTTGGTTAAGCCTGCGTCGGTGTAGAAGTTCTTGATGCCTGCATCTTCACCGAGTGCCTGTGAGGGCGTGGAAACGACGCGGAAGATGTCACCAGCGACGGGTGGTCCTGAGGGACCATCGGAAATCTGCACGTAGAGTCCACCGAAATAGATACGGGCACCAGAACGATACGTTCCATCAGGATACGGTTCACCTGTATTTGGATCTTTGATGACAACATATCCACCACCATTTGCTGGAAAGGCGGGGTTGTGTGCCATAACTTCCCACAGCGTTGTGTTAACGACTTCAAAGGTTGTGCTGGAGTTGAATTTGATCATATAAACAGCACTTTTGAAGAAACTCGCAAAGAAAGGTTCGTCGCCCATACTTTCAATGACGGCATCCGACTTTTTACCGACATGGGACACTGTAAAGAAATTACCCGTTGCACTCGGCTTGTCGAACTCCATCAGCATTGTCCAATCTTCGACCGGATCACCAGTGGATTCATCATAAGCAACATCGCGCCTATAAACTCGGTATCCCTCGAAGATTTTCTCTGGGTCAGTCACATCAACATATTCTTCGATATTTTTACTGACACCTGCATCAACCCAACGTCCTTCGCTTTCCCAAACGAGTGTCACCTGTCCATCCGCAGGATAAGCGGAGACCAGTGGTGAGGGCGGCGGTGCCGGAGCAACGTAGCCGTCATCATACAACTTCTGTGCCCAGTCTGCGGAGGCTTGCAAACCTGCAAGTCCTTCACCGATTGCCACAGCGATAATAATGTTGAATGACTCTCCCGGGGCAAGCGATTCAACCGGTCCATAAGATTGGATAAAGCGTTGATCGTCATAGTTTGCCGGAAGTGGTTCCACACCCGGAGTGCTGATGAGCGCGTACATTTCTGCATCGGTCGTTGGGTCTGTGGAGATTGTAATCCGCTTGTGCGCCGCGAAAGGAATTTTTGCCGCCGGATCCTCCGCATTCTCCCCGATATACGCATCCAAGACCCGTAAGCCGATGTAACCGGGGGCGGAGGCGTTGGAGAATCCGTAGGAGAGGTAACGGTTAGGATGATCTACTGGATTGAGAGCATCTGGTGTCTGATCCAATGCAACGAAGTCGTCAGCGGAGTAGCTTGCTGTCCCCGTCTCATTACTGGAGATGTCCACATCGTATCGAAACGCCATGAATACATCCTCAAGGACATCAGTGCCAGCATTTTTGACGTTATACTCAAGAATAAAGAAATCGTAGAGAGGTGCGTAACTCCACTGAAATCCATGCACTTCAAGTTCTAAACCGAGAATCAAATCTTTATTTGCATCAGGGTTCATGTCAGAGCATTTGAACATGATGGCTTGGTTCGTCGGTGTCCCTTTCGTCGTCACACCGGGTTTGTTTGAAATAACTTCTGGCGCGTCATCGGTGGGCCAAATTTCACTTTGTCTACCATCTGCTTCAGAAACGCCAATCTCTCCATTCTTTTTTGCCCCGATCCAGATATCGCCTTCAAAGATGTAAGAATCGTTTGTTCCAGCGGGCCACCATCCCGAGGGATTGGCAGTCGGGTTACTCGGATACCCGACGACTGCAGTGTTAAAGATAGCAGACGATAAATTGCCTACATCGAGTGCTTTCCAATCCACTTGTGCACTTGTAGGTAGTGCTATGAGTGCTAAAATTGTGGATAGATAAATATATCGTAATAATTTCATAAATTGCTCCTATGAAGATATATGATTATTATTCGTGAACTTCCGTAATTTCATAAACCCGATACCGTTGTGTTTTTCCATTTCCAACATCTATCTCACCTTCAATGAACAGCGGATAATTGTATGCTGTTTCTTTGACAGAGAAGATGTAGGGAATTGCCCCTGCTTCACGTGCTATTTTGGCTTGATTCTTGAAATCGCGGGGCTCTTTTCTATGCACATTGTGAATCTGATACGTTGACCGGTCGGCGTAGTACATTAGATCGAAGTGTGCGCCGACGCGTTCATCGTCAAGAAAGAAACAGGCGTTTTCTGGCATCTCACGTTGGAGACGGGGTCCGCTCTTTTCATATAGCGGGATTTTGCTATTGCGCTCCGTGACTTTGTATGCAGCATCTATATAACCTCTTACATAGAATAAGGCAATCAGCAGTGCGACTATACGGAGTCCAAGCCATAGCCACTTTTGCCAATTATACCGGCGAACCAGCATATATACACCCGCGAAAATCGCGAGCAGGATCCCAAATCCGAGCAGCTGCTCAACAATCCAAAAATTCGTCTCAATAAAGGGCGCGAATTTCTTCAGTCCGTCAAACTGATCTCGTCCTTTGACCAGGGTGCGTCCACCGGAGATGATAGTAATCACTAACATTCCTGCACACCAAATTGAGGTGTAAACCCAGTCCCGCCGCTGCCATGCGCGACTGATGACCGCTGCCAAGCAGATGAGTAGCGGTGGCACGGCAATCATTGTCGCTGAGGGCGTTTTTGTCTCCGCGAGTGTGTGCGGAACGATAACGCCGATACCCCACGCCAACACGAAAAGTTCGGCTAAGTTCCAGCGTTTGAACATAACCACCAGCAGACACAAGACCGCTGCAACAAGCGCAGCATAGAACACCGGATAGAATAGCGGCATGTAGTCAAATAACGGTCGATCCCAACTCGCGCCCCAGCTTTCAACGTCTGTGTTAAGATGGTCAAGAACGCGTTTATGTTCCCATAAGAATTCCTTTCGGTAGTAAATCAGGCAATAGATAACCCACGGCGCCACTGTCGCAATTGCCGCCAAAAGTTGTATACCGATGTCGCTGAGCCGAATCTTTGCGTCTGCCGCCTCGTTTTGTGTGCTGTCATCCGATAGGTATCTCTCGCGATAAATCTGTTTACCTCGTGCGACGCACCAAACAACAAGCGCGATCCCGAAGGTAATGCAGGCGAGGTAGCTTTTTGAGAGGTACGCGATCCCCATCGCGACACCAGATAAAATATAATTCCTCCGTTTTCCGGTCCGAACTGCGCGAAGCAGGAACCAACACGAAACCTGCACCCAGAGTAGTAAGGCGATGTCGATATGGTCCGAATAGCGATAGCCATGAACGGACGCAAAGAGAAAAGGATTGAATCCGTGAAGGAACGCTGCAATAAGCCCCGCTCGTTTGTCAAAAAGATCTGCGGCAGTCCGAAATGTCAACCACGTCGTCACGACAAGACTGATGACAGATGGCAACCGGAGCGCGAACGTGTTAATACCGAAAATCAAGTGCGAGATCCAGATTGTCCACATGGCGACAGGCGGTTTATGCAGCCAGATGTGGTTCTCGCCCCACCCTTTATAGTCATACGGGAGCCAAGGTTGATCGTAGAGCGTGAATTTGAGCGGATGTTTCGTCAAATTCCGTGCCACGACAGCGTGAAAACCTTCATCCCAATAGGTGATCCCGCTATGTCCGACGTGCCTCAACACCAGAACACCAGAGGCGATCAGGATGCAAAGTAGGATAATTTTTGTAACCGTGGATTCGCTTTTGAAGTTGACACCCGCAAAATTCATCTCTTATGTCGTAAATCTGTCTGAAATAGTTGTGTCCCTTTTAACGCTTCTTCAGTTCCATTTCTGTCTTCTACAATTTTGGACGCTCACAGGATGCGTTGAAATAACAAAGACATCGCAATTCCACCAATGACCATAAGTATACCCATAACCAAAAAGAAAATACAAGCGGTCAGATTCGTATCGGCGGATGAAACTCGAAAATGCTCGTTCATTGCATCAGCGATCTTTTTAAGGAGCGAACTGTGTCCACGCTGTTTGATTTTGATCTGCCCCGATCCCATCCATGACTGAATGGATACTTGTAAGTCGACTTCAACAGAGGTAAGTCGTATTGTAGAAAGCGTTTCTTCGTAGGGTAAGTCTAACTTCTGTAAAGATGTAAGGAGCGCGTCACGAAACGACGTATCTGTAACTGCGTATGCGACGTAACCCCTCAAGGCAAAACACATCATCACAAGGAGAAGCGTAAATATGGCGGGGTTTAACCACTTTATTATAAATGAACTATCCCCTGGTAGAAAGACAGGTATTAAAATTGCTGGTACAAGACCGATGAACATCACTAACAGCAGCCATCTACTTGAAATTAAAAAAGGACGCTTCGTGAGGATACCTCGCAGCCCAATCACAAAGAAAAAAACTGCGAAAATCCCGAACCAAATTGGAACCATAATCGAAAATAGCGTGATGTAGAAGTCAGAATCCATCATCAACCTCCTTTGGCGCGTGACTTTTATGAATTAAGATTGAACGAGCACAGCCTTTGACAACCTGTAGCGGAAACCTTCACCACGCCAATTTCTCCAACTTTCGTAGAAGTCGGTAAAGCAATTCGTCGACAAACGGTTACTGCTTCAACAATCTGTTCTTCTGACAAACCGAAAGCGAGTGTGCAGTGCGGCACCCACCGTCCAACAGTGTAATATTCCCGTTGTTCCGCTGCGTACTTTTTGAAAATTTTGTGAAATGTCTTGTGTAGATTAAGCAGCTGCTCAGTGACCGTTGCACCTAAATAAACGACCCCTTCCGATGTAGAGAAGATACCTATGTTTGGAAACGACAATCGAAATGGTGCAACACCCATCGCAAAGGTTGACAATTCCTGTTCAAGTGAATCTGTTTCAAGATGGTCGCAAACCCCAAGAGATATATGTGGACGGTAACCCCCTTTGGGCATAGAATCGCTAATCTCTGCGTCATCAATCGCTTTCCATACATCACGGATGCATTCTTCGGTTGAGGGGTCAAAATACAGTTCAACAACAAATGGCATATATAATCTCGAAAATTTTGATTACTCTGCACTACAATAAGTGCTACAGATCAGATTCGTTAATCTTGTTATAGATGTCGGTGCCCATGTTGACTAATTTCTCGCGGATTTCATCCCAATCTTCTGGATGGTCTTTACCTTTGTTAATGACATGAAACCGAACCATTGCACGTTTACGCGATTCGCGGGGATCGTAGTCGTAATCTGCTTCCGGGAACAATGCGATAATTTCGTCTCGACGCTCAATTCTGTTCTCTCCCCAACAGAAAAAAGAAACATTACTGTAATTCTTACGACAACCGAGTATTATTCCCACGCCGCGGCCGCGGATCCGCTTTGAAATCCATCCGTCTTCTCCAATAGGCACGGGTTTACCAGCAAATAATTCTCCAAATTCACCACTACGGATCGGCTGCCAGAATTCGCTATACCCAGCTTCGGCTTTCTTCTCGGTTTGGATGTCTATATCTGGTGCAAGACGAACAATGTTTGTTCCAGCAGCATATCGCTCTCCACGCGCACCTCTTTTCCAAATGTACTTGTCAACAGCTCGGACAGAGACACCCACACGTTCTGATGCTGCTTCTAACAGGAGAAGGGACTCAATATCTGAGACCTTTCGGTTTAAAGTATCAGATAAGAATCTGATAATGTGCACGTCCGGTTTTGTGGTATTTGCACCGAAAAGCATTCGGAGGTACTGAAAGCCAGCAAGTTTAAAATGCTTGATATTTAACCCATAACACTCCTCAGGTCTGGCTTGAATTGCCCATTGTTTAAGGAACTCTTTTTCGGGAACCGTTGGAATTCTTTCTACAATTTGGCAGACAAACTTTACCACTTCCTGAAGCATTTTTGGCTTCACCTTGGAATTGTGATTAAGCTCATCAATCATGAAAGCATCAGGCGATTGACAGTTTGCCATGAGATTCGCTAAATCGTTGATCTGTTGTATATCAGGATGTTTGTTCCTGAAATTTTTCAGTCGAGGAATCACGAATTTGTCATAATTTCTGCGAAGTGATAGAACGCAGTCGATCACCTTAATAGCAGTAGGTTGGGGATTCACCAAATCTTCCGGGCTTGGAAGATCCGATGCAAATTTTGCTACCTCAGTTACTACCGCAGCTACATCAGTTTCTGCAATGTTGATTTCTCTCATTTAGAACTCTCCTTTTAAAAATCCAGACTCACACCCATTATAATCAAGCATAGAGAACTCCACGACAGCGGGTGTAAATGCTTCTTATCGTCAAGCAGGATATCGTATTGATCATACGTCAATAATCAGACTGCCTGACTCCTCTGGGAAATGGTGTTACAAAGCCTATTCCGCTCCTCAATAATTGTTTGTGAGACAGGTTTCCCCTTGACCTCAATGAGTTGCCGTTCAATTGTGTCAGTGACAGGAGGGTTCTTCACTTCTTTAACTAAGCCTTTCGATAGCAAGACTTGATGAAATACTTCCAGTTTATCAGCTTCGTCCTGCTCTTTCAATAGTCTCCGTAAGTGATACCGATCGGTCGGACTTAACGTCTTTATTGCTTCTGCGATTTCTTGCATTCGCATTGTTTGCCCCTTATTATCTTCAACTAAAAGTCCAGACTCACACCCATCATAATCAAGCGTGGAGAGCTCCACGACAGCGGATGCGAATGCTTCCGGCTGGTAAGCGGAATCCCGTATCGGTCATACGTCACCGGATCAAGGAGATCGTCCAGATTTTTGGTGTTGAAGACGTTCCGAATGTCCGCAAAGAAGGTATAGGTCAACCCACCAATCCGGCTCCGTTTGCTGATAAGCGCGTCAACATTATAGGTCGGCGGATACCGCTTCGAGTTGATGTCGGGTTTGGTCGGTGAGCTCGGATTGGGTGTATAAGGTAAACCGCTCCCGTACCTGCCAATCAGGTTGACAGAAGAATCGAAGGGCAGTTGGATATCCAGCATTCCTGAAAAAATGTGTCGCTGATCCCATGCTAATGGGTGGCTTTCCGTTACATCGGGCTGCTGCCGGTAGTAGGTGAGGTAGCCCAGATTTCGGCTGGAGCCTTTCCCCTTCGCGACGGAGTAGGTGTAACTGAGCAGTCCGGAGACCGGACTCCCACCTGTACGCCACTTGCGAATGGTGAGTT
This genomic interval carries:
- a CDS encoding PorV/PorQ family protein encodes the protein MRHTIYALLFILLLMWVIPSHATTNVGTAGAQFLKIGPGARVDSLGGAFGGLADDVTSIYWNPAGISQLEKTSLSDTHTVWLADVRYNYLAFATPIEKIGTLGASVTFLNVPDTEITTLAKPDGTGLWYSAYDTAISVAYARQLYAKESGVNLSFGINAKYIHQQIHRESARGVAIDVGTLYHTGWRSLRIGMCFSNFGPEMRFSGPNLASGAEVAGDPRTADYRPFPATTNPARKAALETIEFPLPSNFRLGIAYDVVDSGDNLLTLALDANHPNDNSERLNIGMEYWYRKMAAIRGGYKFRLGEDRSDDEEGLTLGLGIHLNLGKRVLSLDYAYADFGHLQQTHRVSLGLQF
- a CDS encoding glycosyltransferase family 39 protein, producing MNFAGVNFKSESTVTKIILLCILIASGVLVLRHVGHSGITYWDEGFHAVVARNLTKHPLKFTLYDQPWLPYDYKGWGENHIWLHKPPVAMWTIWISHLIFGINTFALRLPSVISLVVTTWLTFRTAADLFDKRAGLIAAFLHGFNPFLFASVHGYRYSDHIDIALLLWVQVSCWFLLRAVRTGKRRNYILSGVAMGIAYLSKSYLACITFGIALVVWCVARGKQIYRERYLSDDSTQNEAADAKIRLSDIGIQLLAAIATVAPWVIYCLIYYRKEFLWEHKRVLDHLNTDVESWGASWDRPLFDYMPLFYPVFYAALVAAVLCLLVVMFKRWNLAELFVLAWGIGVIVPHTLAETKTPSATMIAVPPLLICLAAVISRAWQRRDWVYTSIWCAGMLVITIISGGRTLVKGRDQFDGLKKFAPFIETNFWIVEQLLGFGILLAIFAGVYMLVRRYNWQKWLWLGLRIVALLIALFYVRGYIDAAYKVTERNSKIPLYEKSGPRLQREMPENACFFLDDERVGAHFDLMYYADRSTYQIHNVHRKEPRDFKNQAKIAREAGAIPYIFSVKETAYNYPLFIEGEIDVGNGKTQRYRVYEITEVHE
- a CDS encoding 2'-5' RNA ligase family protein gives rise to the protein MPFVVELYFDPSTEECIRDVWKAIDDAEISDSMPKGGYRPHISLGVCDHLETDSLEQELSTFAMGVAPFRLSFPNIGIFSTSEGVVYLGATVTEQLLNLHKTFHKIFKKYAAEQREYYTVGRWVPHCTLAFGLSEEQIVEAVTVCRRIALPTSTKVGEIGVVKVSATGCQRLCSFNLNS